The Klebsiella aerogenes KCTC 2190 region ATCGTGGCTGCTTAACGAGCTGCCGATCCCCAGCATGATCCCGCAAAACGAGAGCAACGCCACGGGCAACATAAAGGTTTTTCCTAACTGCTGGAAAAACTCCCATAAGGTAATTTTTGGTGCTGTTTTCGCCGTCATACACGAATCCTGGTTCTGAAAAGGGTCGATAGGATGTAACGTAGCGGCAAGATAAAACGTTTTACCATTTTTTAGTGCGATAAAAATCACATAATCAAGCGATAATAAGGTTTATAAAGATAACATACTGATAAAACGTTTTATCGAAAGGCAAAGGGAGTCAGCCAGTCGTTATGGCTATCGCAAAAAAGACAACCATCAATGATGTGGCGCTGGCGGCTGGCGTCTCGGTTAGTACGGTATCGCTGGTGCTCAGCGGTAAAGGGCGCATCTCTTCGGCCACCGGCGAGCGCGTCAATCAGGCCATTGAGCAGCTCGGGTTTGTGCGTAATCGCCAGGCGGCGTCGCTACGCGGCGGGCAAAGCGGGGTAATTGGACTTATCGTTAGCGATCTGTCGAAGCCGTTTTATGCCGAGCTAACCGCCGGGTTGACCGATGCGCTGGAATCACAGGGTAAAATGGTATTTCTCACCCAGGGCGGGCATCGCGGTGAGAAAATGCTTCAGCGCTTCGAAACGCTGGTCTCACAGGGCGTGGACGGGGTGATTATCGCTGGCGCTATCGACAAGGGCGGCGAACTGCGCGATCGTGCCGCCGAAGTGGGGATGCCGCTGGTTTTTGCCTCCCGCGCCAGCTATCTGGACGATATCGACCTGATCCGCCCGGATAACATGCAGGCGGCGCAAATGGTAACGGAACATCTGATTCGCCGCGGTCATCAGCGCATCGCCTGGCTTGGCGGACAAAGCGCGTCCTTGACCCGCGCCGAACGGGTGGGCGGCTATTGCGCCACCTTATTGAAGTACGGCCTGCCGTTTCATAGTGAATGGGTTGTCGAGTGTGGCTCCAGTCAGCAGCAGGCGGCGGAAGCCATGATCGCGCTGCTGCGGCAAAACCCGACCATCAGCGCGGTACTTTGCTATAACAGCGTCATCGCCACCGGGGCGTGGTTCGGTCTGCTGCGCGCCGGGCGGCAGAGCGGCGAGGGTAGCGTGGAAAGTTATTTTGAGCAACGCATCGCGCTGGCGGCCTTTGCCGAAGTGCCGGAAGCGGCGCTCGATGATGTCCCCTTGACCTGGGTGACTACCCCCGCGCGTGAGATGGGGAACAGCCTGGCGGAGTGTATTTTACGCCGCCTCGAGGAGGGGCAAGGCAGCGCGCGTAATCAGATTATGCCGCCGCGGCTGGTTATCAGAAAGTAGGGGCCGCCATCGATTAAGGTGATTCCCGGGCTACCTGACCGCAGCCCGGGACGTTTTTTTACTGCTGCGGTTCGGCGGTGGGAAGCGTCAGGCCGAACATGGCGGCGAAATCAGCCAGCGGCATTTTCTGCCCGTTTAGGGTTACCTGGCCGTCGGCGTACTGCAGGCTGGAGGTAATCGCGTTATCTTCCATCGTGGTCAGACGGAACATCTGTCCCATCGCCGCCAGCCCTTTAACCTGCTGATCGGCAAGTCTCGCCGCATCCTCCGGCTGATAGCCTTCCAGCCCGGCAATCTGCGTCATCAGAGCGGTGGCCATATCCACCGGGATCACCAGCTTACCGTCCAGCGATTTAACGCTGCGGTCCAGTTCATCGGCGACGGTCTGCGGCGCGGCGGTCGTTTGCGCCGGGTCCTGCATCAGCACCGACAGATTCAGGGTGCTTTCGCCTTTAGCGTTTTGCCAGCTCAGCGGGGAAATCGTCAGCGACGGATTACCTTTCAACAGAATCGGCAGCGAGCTAAAGAAGATCTCGGTTAATGCTTGCTGATAGAGCTCCGGATTCTGCGCCAGCTCGGGCTTCGCCATCAGCGCCTGCGCCTGGGCGTTATACTGCTGACTGAATTGAT contains the following coding sequences:
- a CDS encoding Mal regulon transcriptional regulator MalI, encoding MAIAKKTTINDVALAAGVSVSTVSLVLSGKGRISSATGERVNQAIEQLGFVRNRQAASLRGGQSGVIGLIVSDLSKPFYAELTAGLTDALESQGKMVFLTQGGHRGEKMLQRFETLVSQGVDGVIIAGAIDKGGELRDRAAEVGMPLVFASRASYLDDIDLIRPDNMQAAQMVTEHLIRRGHQRIAWLGGQSASLTRAERVGGYCATLLKYGLPFHSEWVVECGSSQQQAAEAMIALLRQNPTISAVLCYNSVIATGAWFGLLRAGRQSGEGSVESYFEQRIALAAFAEVPEAALDDVPLTWVTTPAREMGNSLAECILRRLEEGQGSARNQIMPPRLVIRK